The genomic window CGTATCGGTAACGTCTTCAGCCCGCATGTTGGTGCAGAGCTTCCAGGAGACGATGTAGCGGCTGTAGTCGTCGAGGACAGTGCTGAGATAGAACCAACCCCATCCCAGAACCTTGATGTAGGTGAAGTCTGTTTGCCAAAGCTGGTTGATCGCAGTTGTTTTGTCTTTGAACTCGCTGGCTGCCTTGATGACGATGAAGGCCGGGCTAGTGATTAGATCATGCGCCTTTAGCACCCGATACACTGTGGATTCTGAGACAAAATAGCGCTCCTGATCCGTGAACGTCACCGCCAACTCGCGCGGTGACAGTTCCGTTTCCTGCAAGGCGAAGTCGACAACCTTGCGCTTCACCTCGTCAGGCACGCGGTTCCAAACGTGCTTGGGCTTGGGGGATTGATCCTGCAATCCGGCCTCACCGCGCTGCAGGTACCGATCGTACCAACGGTAGAACGTCGTGCGTGGGATACCCAGCTTGGCCAGTGTCAGACGCGCCGACAGATGGCTGCCCTCAACCAAACGAATGATCTCCAGCTTCTCTGATGCAGGATACCTCATTCGTGGTCGCCCCCATCGCCTGTCATGCTTTTTTTGAGAAGACGCAATTCGAGCGTCTGTTCCGCGACAACCTCTTTGAGATCCTTGGCCTCACGGCGCAGTTCTTTGACCTCATCGGTGTTTGCAGCCCGCGCAGTGTCGCCTGCCAGACGCCGCTTACCGGCTTCCATGAAGTCCTTGGACCACTTGTAGTAAATGCCTTGCGATA from Octadecabacter sp. SW4 includes these protein-coding regions:
- a CDS encoding IS3 family transposase (programmed frameshift), with product MRKTTKSPGEKIVKDIKRATRKHYSSEEKIRIVLDGLRGEDSIAELCRREGISQGIYYKWSKDFMEAGKRRLAGDTARAANTDEVKELRREAKDLKEVVAEQTLELRLLKKHDRRWGRPRMRYPASEKLEIIRLVEGSHLSARLTLAKLGIPRTTFYRWYDRYLQRGEAGLQDQSPKPKHVWNRVPDEVKRKVVDFALQETELSPRELAVTFTDQERYFVSESTVYRVLKAHDLITSPAFIVIKAASEFKDKTTAINQLWQTDFTYIKVLGWGWFYLSTVLDDYSRYIVSWKLCTNMRAEDVTDTLDLALQASGCDQVHVVHKPRLLSDNGSSYVSGDLAEWLQDKGMKHSRGAPYHPQTQGKIERWHQTLKNRILLENYFLPGDLEAQIEAFVDHYNHQRYHESINNVTPADVYFGRDKAILKQRERIKRKTLEARRLHHRQHAA